The region GTCAACATTGACGAGGGTGAGCGCTACAAGGTCGGCGAGGTCAAGTTGGCTGGTGAATTGGTGGTGGATGAGGACGATCTACGGCCGCTGCTGGTGGTGCAGCCGGGACAGGTGTTCTCCCAGCAGGTGGTGACCCAGACCGCCGAATTGCTCAGCCGCCGGCTCGGCAACGAGGGCTACACCTTCGCTAAGGTTAACGACTTCCCAGATGTGCACGACGGCGACCGCACCGTCGACGTCACGTTCTACGTCGACCCCGGCCGCAAGGTGTATGTGCGCCAAGTAAACTTCGCCGGCAACGCTAAGACCCACGACGAAGTGATGCGCCGCGAGCTGCGCCAGTTTGAGGGGGCGCCGGCGAATACGGCGTTGATTGATCTGTCCCGCGAGCGTCTGGAACGACTCGGCTACTTCAGCATCGTCGAAGCCGATACCCCGCGCGTGGTCGGTGCTGACGACACTGTGGACGTGAATTACAAAGTGGAAGAGCAGCCGTCTGGCTCGATCGGCGCCAACGTCGGTTATTCCGAGGCGTCTGGTTTCATCTTTGGCGCCAGCGTCAGCCAGAACAACTTCATGGGCAGCGGTAACCGGGTGTCGTTCGCGCTCAGCCGCAGTGAGATCCGCGACAGCTACAGCTTCTCCCACTTCAATCCGTACTACACCTTGGATGGGGTGAGCCGCGGCTTCAATCTGTACTACTCCAAGATCGACTTCAGCAAGGCGCGGGTGGCGTCCTATGCGGCGGATCGTTACGGCGGTTCAGTGAACTACGGCTACCCGACCTCGGAATACTCGCGCCTGAACTTTGGCGTCGGCTACGACAACATCAAGCTGACCGTGGGCGACTACGTGGCCGAGGACATCTACCGCTTCCTGAAAGCGCAGGGTGACCAGTTCAACCTGTACCGTGCCAATGCGTCGTTCAGCACTAGCACGCTGAACCGCGGCATGCTGCCGGATCGTGGTTGGTCGCAGTCGGTGGGTCTGGATGTGGCGGTGCCGGGTTCCGACTACACCTTCTACAAGCTCAACTGGGAAGGGCAGAAGTTCTTCCCGATCTCGCGGCGCTGGACCCTGCGCGCGCGCGGTGATGTGGGCTACGGCGACGGCTACGGCGATTACGGCGCACTGCCGTTCTTCGAGAACTACTATTCCGGCGGCATCGGCTCGGTGCGCGGTTACCGCTCACGCAGCCTGGGTGCGCGTTCCGGAGCGTTGTCTTACGCCATCATCTGTCAGCAGAACCCGAACAGCCCCAACTGCCGTCCGGACCCGCGGCCGGAACCGATGGGGGGCAACTTCCTGGTGGAAGCCAGTCTTGAGCTGATTTTCCCGACCCCGTTCGCCGCCGACAGCCGCAATGTGCGCACCTTCTTCTTCGTCGACGGTGGGCAGGTGTTCGAGACACGGGTTGAGAACCTCCGTTACGATTTCGACCCCGATGAATTCCGCTATAGCGCGGGCATTGGGCTGACCTGGCTGACGGCCATTGGCCCCCTCAGCTTCAACCTCGCACGACCGCTGAACAAGAAGTCCGGGGACGACACCGAAGTGTTCCAGTTCTCCTTGGGTCAAGTGTTTTAAGGAGCAAGGCAATGACGATTTTCAAGCGTATGGCGATGGTGGCGGTACTGATGGTGCCGATGCTGGCCGCAGCTGATGTGAAGATTGGCGTGATCGACCCGGCGGTGGCGATCAGCAGCGCTGAGGAAGTGAAGACCCGCAACAACACGCTGCAGCGCGCGTTGGAGCAGGACACCGAGAAACTCAAGCGGCTTGAGCGCGAGTACACCGAAATGGGCACCCGTCTGCAGCGCGATGGCGTCACCATGCAAAACCAGCAGCGTTCGCAGCTGGAAGAGCAGATCGAAGCCAAGGGTTACGAAATCCAGTCGCTGCGCAACTCACTGCAGCGCCGCTACGACAACGACCGCAAAGAACTGATGGAAGCCATGGGACCGCGCTTTGATAAAGCGGTGGAAGAAGTGGCCAAGGAACGTGGTTTGGACATGATCATCAATGCCCAAGCGATGATCTTCAACAGCGAGTCGGTGGATATCACCGCCGATGTGGTGCGTCGCCTGAACAGCCGCCGCTGAACCGGCTGGCACACTGACACGGGGTCGCTGCGGCGGCCCCGTGTCGTTTTGGTGACACAGTCTTTATACTGTCGCCCGTCGTGCACTGGCGGCAGGCCGGTGCCGGATAGAATTAGGCATCCACGGGGGCGGCTGAGACCCTTCCGTGCAGGGGAAGACATCCATGCAAACACTGACGCTGGCCGCGTTGGCCGAGGCGCTGGGGGCCACCCTGCGCGGCCCGGGTGACACGGTGATCACTGGCCTGGGAACGCTGAAAGCCGCCACCGGCGAGCAGTTAGCCTTCCTTGCCAATCCGCGCTACCGCAGCCAACTGGCCGAAACCACTGCCGGCGCGGTGCTGTGCACCGCCGCCGATGCCGAGCATGCACCGGGCGCGGTGTTGGTGGTGGACGATCCCTACCAAGCCTTCGCCCGCGCCAGCCATTGGTTCGATCGCGCGCCGCGGCCCGCCGCCGGTATTCATCCGCGGGCAGTGGTGTCGGAGCTGGCGCAGGTGCACCCGAGTGCGTCCATCGGTGCCAATGCGGTGATTGAGGATGGCGTCACCATTGGGGCTGACGTGGTGATCATGCCGGGCTGCTTTATCGGCGC is a window of Alcanivorax sp. REN37 DNA encoding:
- a CDS encoding OmpH family outer membrane protein encodes the protein MTIFKRMAMVAVLMVPMLAAADVKIGVIDPAVAISSAEEVKTRNNTLQRALEQDTEKLKRLEREYTEMGTRLQRDGVTMQNQQRSQLEEQIEAKGYEIQSLRNSLQRRYDNDRKELMEAMGPRFDKAVEEVAKERGLDMIINAQAMIFNSESVDITADVVRRLNSRR
- the bamA gene encoding outer membrane protein assembly factor BamA yields the protein MTVGGVLQNWLKGWVLLWSLGAALASAQSDFRVADIRVEGLQRLPVERVYAALPIRSGDVVSQRDVAEAVRRLFEGGDFEDVQIGRDGDQLVVVVSERPAIAKLDINGNKSISEDNLRKGLKDAGLAEGEVYRRSTLSTIAGELQRQYIAQGRYDAQVTTEAVPLPRNRVSLKIKIYEGSSASIRDINIVGNQVFSDDELRKAFELKPRGWWPFGSRHRYSRERLSGDLERLRSYYMDRGYINFSLESTQVSVTPDRQSVYITVNIDEGERYKVGEVKLAGELVVDEDDLRPLLVVQPGQVFSQQVVTQTAELLSRRLGNEGYTFAKVNDFPDVHDGDRTVDVTFYVDPGRKVYVRQVNFAGNAKTHDEVMRRELRQFEGAPANTALIDLSRERLERLGYFSIVEADTPRVVGADDTVDVNYKVEEQPSGSIGANVGYSEASGFIFGASVSQNNFMGSGNRVSFALSRSEIRDSYSFSHFNPYYTLDGVSRGFNLYYSKIDFSKARVASYAADRYGGSVNYGYPTSEYSRLNFGVGYDNIKLTVGDYVAEDIYRFLKAQGDQFNLYRANASFSTSTLNRGMLPDRGWSQSVGLDVAVPGSDYTFYKLNWEGQKFFPISRRWTLRARGDVGYGDGYGDYGALPFFENYYSGGIGSVRGYRSRSLGARSGALSYAIICQQNPNSPNCRPDPRPEPMGGNFLVEASLELIFPTPFAADSRNVRTFFFVDGGQVFETRVENLRYDFDPDEFRYSAGIGLTWLTAIGPLSFNLARPLNKKSGDDTEVFQFSLGQVF